From the genome of Triticum aestivum cultivar Chinese Spring chromosome 3B, IWGSC CS RefSeq v2.1, whole genome shotgun sequence, one region includes:
- the LOC123068249 gene encoding eukaryotic translation initiation factor 3 subunit A encodes MATFAKPENALKRAEELIHVGQKQAALQALHDLITSKRYRSWQKPLEKIMMKYVELCVDLRKGRFAKDGLIQYRIVCQQVNVSSLEEVIKHFMQLSNEKAEEARNQAQALEDALDVEDLEADKRPEDLMLSYVSGEKGKDRSDREFVTPWFKFLWETYRTVLEILRNNSKLEALYAMTAHKAFQFCKQYKRSTEFRRLCEIIRNHLANLNKYRDQRDRPDLTAPESCQLYLDTRVEQLKIATELSLWQEAFRSVEDIHGLMSLVKRTPKPSVLVVYYAKLTEIFWISESHLYHAYAWLKLFNLQKSYNKNLTQKDLQLLASSVLLAALSVTPYDHKYGASHLELENEKDRSLRMANLVNFSLDSKRENREMVSRATLLSELAAKGVISCASQEVKDLYNLMEHEFLPLDLASKVQPLLSKISTIGGKLSAASSVPEIRLSQYQSALEKLTALRVLQQASRIFQSMKIDMLSRMIPFFEFNVVEKIAVDAVKHNFVAMKVNHLAGAVHFGNMDIESDVLSSHLSVLADSLNKALSLIHPPVQKPSKPSENLTSLAGVVEKEHRRLLARKSIIEKRKEDHERQILEKEKIEETKRLTIQKKSADEERERLLKEQRLREQQRIRKEIEEKEAREAAKMIEDLTIRGKNKKKIHIEGDMTKQHAMEVVLNQQVKERQEMEKKLAKLAKTMDHLERAKRQEEAPLIEEAFQKRLEEEKILHEQEQLREIELSKQHHAGDLQEKNRLSRLLEHKNAFQERIVQRRESEFSSLRKEREERINQLLSSRKRERETVRKLMYFLNMEEQRIQREREEQEARKREEEERRKKEEAERKLKLDAIAAKQLQRERELEEREKQRREALLRGAEPVRTADAPAAAAVAPPAREPAAAAPAAAAAATGAAPSKYVPKWRREGDSSSQRPAVAAEPDRWVRDDRPRPALRQEAPPMRDARPIRQEAPPARDARPFRQEAPPAMRQEAPPAARQPDGAAPAASTERWRPGSRTSANSSSTSSSTGWRR; translated from the exons ATGGCGACCTTCGCGAAGCCCGAGAACGCGCTCAAGAGAGCCGAGG AGTTGATACATGTTGGACAAAAACAGGCAGCGCTGCAGGCGCTGCATGATCTCATTACATCAAAGAGATACAGATCATGGCAAAAGCCTCTTGAGAAGATCATGATGAAGTATGTGGAGCTTTGTGTAGATCTAAGGAAGGGCAGATTTGCCAAAGATGGCCTTATTCAGTACAGAATTGTCTGCCAGCAAGTCAACGTGTCATCTTTGGAGGAGGTCATAAAACACTTTATGCAGCTGTCCAATGAGAAGGCCGAGGAAGCCAGGAATCAGGCACAAGCACTGGAAGATGCTCTGGATGTCGAAGATCTTGAAGCTGACAAGCGCCCGGAGGACTTGATGCTCAGTTATGTCAGCGGAGAAAAAGGCAAGGACCGATCAGACAGAGAGTTTGTCACTCCATGGTTCAAGTTTCTGTGGGAGACATACAGGACAGTGCTCGAGATACTGAGAAATAACTCAAAGCTTGAAGCGCTATATGCT ATGACTGCGCACAAGGCTTTTCAATTTTGTAAGCAGTATAAAAGATCCACCGAGTTCCGTAGGTTGTGTGAGATCATTAGAAACCATCTTGCAAATTTGAACAAATATCGCGACCAGCGTGATCGTCCTGATCTGACTGCCCCTGAAAGCTGTCAGCTGTATCTTGATACCAGGGTTGAACAACTGAAAATTGCCACAGAACTTTCCTTATGGCAG GAAGCCTTCCGATCTGTGGAGGATATCCATGGCTTGATGAGCTTGGTTAAGAGAACTCCAAAGCCATCTGTCCTGGTCGTATATTATGCCAAGCTGACTGAAATATTCTGGATATCTGAGAGTCACCTGTATCATGCATATGCATGGCTGAAGCTTTTCAACTTGCAGAAGAGCTACAACAAGAATTTAACTCAGAAGGATCTGCAATTACTAGCATCTTCTGTTTTGCTTGCTGCACTTTCTGTTACACCATATGACCATAAATATGGTGCATCTCATCTTGAGCTTGAAAATGAAAAGGACCGTAGCTTGCGTATGGCCAACCTTGTCAATTTCTCCCTCGACTCCAAGCGCGAGAATAGAGAAATG GTTTCAAGAGCAACTCTTCTTTCTGAGTTG GCTGCCAAAGGCGTGATTTCATGTGCTTCCCAAGAAGTAAAAGATCTGTACAACCTTATGGAGCATGAGTTCCTTCCTCTGGATCTAGCATCAAAAGTACAGCCACTGCTTTCCAAGATTTCTACGATTGGAGGAAAGCTTTCAGCTGCATCTTCAGTTCCGGAAATTCGTTTATCACAGTACCAATCTGCATTGGAGAAGCTTACTGCACTGAGGGTGCTGCAGCAG GCATCTCGTATTTTCCAGTCCATGAAAATTGATATGCTATCTAGAATGATCCCATTCTTTGAATTCAATGTCGTGGAGAAGATCGCTGTTGATGCTGTCAAGCACAATTTTGTTGCTATGAAAGTTAACCATTTGGCAGGAGCTGTTCATTTTGGCAACATG GACATAGAATCTGATGTGCTTAGTAGTCACCTTAGTGTCCTCGCTGATTCCCTGAACAAAGCATTGAGTCTTATTCATCCACCTGTGCAAAAGCCATCCAAACCTAGTGAAAACTTGACCAGTCTTGCTGGAGTGGTGGAGAAAGAACATAGAAGACTCCTTGCGAGGAAATCAATTATTGAAAAACGTAAAGAAGACCATGAGCGTCAAATATTGGAAAAG GAAAAAATAGAGGAGACAAAGAGATTGACTATTCAGAAGAAATCTGCAGATGAAGAAAGGGAGAGGCTTTTGAAGGAACAGAGACTTAGGGAGCAGCAGAGGATCCGTAAAGAAATAGAGGAAAAAGAGGCGAGGGAAGCAGCAAAAATGATAGAAGATTTAACAATAAGGGGGAAGAATAAGAAAAAAATTCACATTGAGGGG GATATGACAAAACAACACGCCATGGAGGTGGTGTTGAATCAACAGGTGAAGGAGCGTCAGGAGATGGAAAAAAAACTGGCGAAGCTTGCAAAGACAATGGATCACTTGGAGAGGGCAAAACGGCAGGAGGAAGCACCACTAATCGAGGAGGCCTTCCAGAAACGCCTCGAGGAAGAAAAGATCCTTCATGAGCAAGAGCAGCTG AGAGAGATTGAGCTCAGCAAGCAACACCATGCGGGTGACTTGCAGGAGAAAAATAGGCTTTCTAGATTGTTGGAGCATAAG AATGCTTTCCAGGAAAGAATTGTCCAACGTCGTGAATCTGAGTTTAGTAGCCTAAGGAAAGAGAGGGAAGAAAGGATTAATCAGTTGCTATCTTCAAGAAAGCGTGAAAGGGAGACTGTACGCAAATTGATGTATTTTCTGAACATGGAGGAACAGCGGATCCAAAGGGAGCGTGAGGAGCAGGAGGCTAGAAAGCGTGAAG AGGAAGAGAGGAGAAAGAAGGAGGAAGCCGAGAGGAAGCTCAAGCTTGACGCAATCGCAGCTAAGCAGctgcagagggagagggagttggAAGAGAGGGAGAAGCAGAGAAGGGAGGCTCTCCTAAGAGGAGCAGAGCCCGTGCGCACAGCTGATGCACCAGCTGCTGCTGCTGTCGCACCGCCAGCCCGTGAACCAGCGGCGGCAGCCCCAGCTGCAGCAGCTGCCGCAACTGGTGCTGCTCCTAGCAAGTATGTCCCGAAGTGGAGACGTGAGGGTGACAGTAGCAGTCAGAGGCCGGCTGTGGCAGCtgaaccagacaggtgggtccgggATGATCGTCCTCGCCCTGCTCTCCGCCAGGAGGCTCCTCCTATGCGCGATGCTCGTCCCATCCGCCAAGAAGCTCCTCCTGCACGTGATGCGCGTCCCTTCCGCCAGGAGGCTCCCCCTGCCATGCGCCAAGAGGCGCCCCCTGCTGCCCGCCAGCCGGACGGTGCTGCTCCAGCTGCATCTACTGAACGCTGGCGTCCTGGATCTAGGACCTCTGCAAATTCCTCATCCACCTCCTCGTCCACCGGCTGGAGGCGCTGA